TTCCACATATTCATGAGCATTCCACCTATCATGAGAATGGTTAGACACTGCGTCGGTAGGTACCCAATATTACCGGCGCAGCTTGTTATATAGCCATCTATAAAATTCTTCTTTTTTTTGTTCATAATGAGCTTTAAGTAACTGTTCGTCATCTCCGTAGGTAAGAGAGTTTGTATCATTCATTTGAGGTATCAATATAAGCTTTAAAAAGCCATAATAGATAAAAATAAATAGAACAACATTTATAAAAAGATCTTTTAATATTGTTTGATCCAAACTATATAAGATTCCTAAAACACAAATAAGAACAATACAACTTATAATCTCTCTATATACTTTCTGTGATGGTAAAATGGCATTCATAAAATGAGTAAATGTTATACTAGTTAGGCATACAATTAAAGAAGGATTATCAAAAGTACGCAATGCCAAAAGAGTAATGCATGTAATCATCAATAGGAGTGAAATAATTACTTTTATCCAGCGTTGCATTTTTATTTTGATCCTTTAACAATAACTTATATCCATCATGTGACCATCCTAAGACCTATTATCTCTATCAAATGTTTCTTTCTCATGTTTTTTATATTTGTACATAACATAGGCACCCAATGGAACTCCCGCCAAAAAACATACGATAAAAAATAGGGCATGATTAGGAGTTAAAAGAAAATCAGTATGTCCTAACCATATTTTTATAAGCGTGGTAAGTGCTCCCCCCGTTACCATGCATGTAAAGTTAAAAAATGAATCTTTTAAGCACTTGATATAGGGTTTTGGGAGCATTATTTTCTACCTATAGTCTTTTTCCGATCCTTCCTATATTGAATATATGCCACTATAGGTATCATAACCATATAACTTACCATGAACTGAAGGGCTACTTTGGGAGTATACATAAACTCTGTATATCCCAAGCATGATTTACAAGTATTGATAAAAGAAACAACAGTAACCACACTTGCAAAGTTTAACCACAGTTTTTTGCATAAAGTAATATAATTTTTGTGAGCAGATAGCATTAATTTATCTCTTGATGTCAAGGAGTTGGAGCAAGCATTCCTGCAGTATATGCTGCGATTGCAGCTGCCTCAATACAAGCAGCTACGCCCGTAAACCCCAATGCTCCTCCTGCTGCTGTAATCGTAGTTGCTGCGGTAGTTGCAGTTGCTGAACCACTTATAACACCAGCAGCCACAACTGCGCCAGGAGCCACTGCTCCTGTAACTACACTAGTGCCCCCAAGCCATGCAAAAATTCCTCCCGCCACAGGACCTATAGCTGTTCCAGCGGTTGCTGCCACAGCAGCACCACCTGCCACCAATCCCACGGCATAACATGCACCTTTAGTTATACCGTAAAGAGCTGTAGCCAATATAGGACCACCAGCATTAAGACGTCTACGCATATCAAGAGAATACTCACCATCAGTTGATTGGTTTACTGCAATGTATCCATTGCGAATAAATGAAGCCAATTGATGCGTCTTCATATTGCGAATGTCTTTACTAATGCGATATGATGGGACTGCTACTCGTGTAGAATTTGCTTCTTCAACTTCAAATCCATTATCAGTCTTAAAAACAGAAATGTTACCGAGTCTACCAGGCACACTCAAATGTTTCTTTTCGATTTGCATGCTGTGTGTAAATGGTGGAACCAACAATAACAACACTAGTATCTTTTTCATGATTTCCTCATTGTTAATACTTTTAAAATTAGCCAACTAGGTTATATCTCAATTTTTTATAAATGTAAAAATAGTTACAAAATGTCACTCTTTGCCTAGTCCCAACCATTTTTTTATATTTTTTTTCCACCTTGCACGTTGTTCTTGTGCTCTTTTAGATACCCCTTCAAAATAAAGCATTGTAATCTCATCATCACTTTCTGTAATATCCTCATCTATTTTCCTAATTTGTTCCGTAGTAGATTTTGTTCCTACTTTTATAAACCACTTGATAAAAAAAAATAGAAGAATGTAGAAAGTTATGTGCATCAAAAAGCTCGGAATGCTTCTAAAGCTTATTCCTATTCCGCTTAATGAACCCGCTACAATTACCGCTATTAAGGGAACAATCCACGAAAATATAATAGAATGATATTTGTTGTTGGATTCATTAAGTTTCATAATTTACTTTTATTTTATTATAACCACGGAATCCATGCGCCAATGGCACCTGCACCCAATGAAATAAGTTCTATTGTTCCTGCTACGATACCATAGGTGCCGACCACTGCCTGTCTTGCTGGCTCTGCAGCTAAGGTAACTCCTACTGTTGCCATTCCTACAGTATGTGACGCATCTTCTGATTGGGATACTTTATCGGCTACATAAATAGCTATCCCTGGAAGATTTCCAGAAATAACGCGTGGTATACCAGCACCCGAAGTCATGTAGTTTTGCCCAACCTCTTTCATCAAAGCATATGCTGCCGCCTTTTCAGCTTTATCTCCAATAACATGCTCCATAACTCCTGCAGAATCACCAAGAGCTTGTCCCGCATCACTTATTATCGTCTTAGCACCATAAAGGCTGGCACCAATTACGGCGCCCCAACATGTAGCTTTTGTTATACCGTAAAACCAATAAGCCAATATAGGACCGCCAGCTTTAAGTCGCTCGTGCATATCAAGAGAATATTCACCATCAGTTGATTGATTTACTGCAATGTATCCATTGCGAATAAATGAAGCCAATTGATGCGTCTTCATATTTCGAATGTCTTTACTAGTGCGATATGATGGAACTGCTACTCGTGTAGAATTTGATTCTTCAATCTCAAATCCATTATCAGTCTTAAAAACAGAAATATTTCCAAGTCTACCTGGAACACTCAGATGTTTCTTTTCTATTTGCATGCTATGCATATATTGCGTAATCATGATCGATGGTGGAGCTAACAATAATACTATTAGTATCTTTTTCATATATATCCTAATTTTAAACAAACTCTACTTTGTTAATACTTACCTAGAGATTCCCTTTTTAGGGCTTCGATTAATACTTTTAGAATCCAACGACGCATAGTTGTATGCATGTTGGCAACATGAGCCTTTATTGTTGTATGTGTAGTATTATCAATGTCAATAATTAAACGCTTCTTTTTTTCTTTCATGTATACCTCGCTTTAATCTCAGGTATACTACTCATTATCAATGATAGGTGTAACACATATTTGTATAAATGTATATCAATGTTGAAGGTTTTCTTGTGTTCAATTCGTGGTTTGTGCTAGGTATATGTATATAGAAAAACTATAAAATTTTCTCTTTAAGAAAAAAGATTTCCGGTATGGCGGTAAAAAGACAATGCGAATTCACTGATATACTCTTTTTTCATGATAGTACCGATTGATTTTTGTTGCTAAGCTAATTTTTTTCGGTGCTATCATACAAAAGATTTATGATATTTTGAAAACTCAACAGAACCTAATTTGAACAGTATAACATTTTATACCAGGAGTAATTATGCCAATAATCAGATGGCGTCCATTTGAAGAATTAGAGGATATCTTTGAAAATTTTAGCAATGGTCGTAATGGCTGGGACTTAGCTGCTGATGTGTCTGAAGATGATGATAATGTAATAGTGATAATGCATACGGCTGGCATTGATCCCGATCATGTTGATATTAAAGTTAAAGAGCATCATTTATATATTTCTGGTACTCGTAAGCACGAAGAAGAAACAAAAGATCAGGAATTCTATCGTAAGGAAATTCGCCGCGGTAGCTTTGAGCGTATAATTCCATTACCATGTACAGTTGATGGCTCTCAAGCACACGCACAAATGAAAGACGGTGTGCTCAAAGTGCTTATGCCAAAACATAAAGGCAAAGAGGGTAATAAGATTTCAATCAAAAAAGGTTAAACTACTTTAACTGGGAATTTTTTTGTTGGGATTGTCAACTGTGTATCCTTGATAAATTTTTGCAATGCATCTAGATGGTTTTGTAATTGTTTTTCATTTTTTTCAAACTCATTATTGCAATTTAGAACAAGCATGGGGATATTTTCAAGTTCTGGTAAAATATCAACTTTGTTAATCAAAAAATCTTTGTGGCGTTGGTCGATATTACGCAAATAGGCTAACGTTAATTTTTTTTCACTCAAGCGATTGCGTTTTTTTATTCGTTGATAAGCAATTTCTGGGTCGACATTGAGATAAATAAAACCGCGTGGTGGCTGACATTTACCGGGTATTAAAAATGAAAACCATTGTTTATAGATATTCCATTCAAGTGTACTTAGAAAGCCGCTTTCATAGCTATTTTTTGTAAAACAATAATGTCCAGAATAAATTGAACGTTCAATTAAACGAATACGATTATATTGTAACTGTATTACATGCTGTTCGTTCATATGCTCGCGTACACGGCACATCATTGCAAGAGTCTCAAGCGTATATGCCCATCGTTTTGGGTCTTGATAAAAGTTAGAAAGTAATGACTGACCATACACTTGTTTTTGCCAGTTATGTAATGGTTCAAGTGCAATAGAAACATGCGGTAAATATTTTTCTGCTAACTTTAAAAAAGTAGATTTCCCTGCACCAATATTACCTTCAATAATATACATATCTCTAACACCCCAACATTACGATAAGAATTTATAACTTCTATAATAAATGGTAGTATACTCAATGTTATCTGATTAATAAAGTAGTGTAGTATGCTTAATACTTGGATTTAATCGTACAGTTACTTCTCGTGAATTAAAACTATCAATAGTGTGTACCATATCAAGTGCTATAAGATTTTTATTTTTTAAAAAAAAAGTCGGAGCATATGCTCCGACTTTGGTACGCTATAATTACCATGCTATTGTTATTGATACACTACAATTTGTGTATTTGTACTGTACTTTATTTAACATGTACTGGTATTTTTGTTATAGGATTTTTTTCTTTTTCTGCTTTTTCTAATGGAATAATAACAGTCAGTGTTTTAGTTTCTGCATTATAATTAATACGTGCATCAGCCAATCGCGTGTGCCCGCTTAATGTTTTACCAATTTGTGATGCACCAGATGACATGTAAACACCATGCTCGGTATCTTTTTTTGTTTCTTTATGCTGCTCATAACTAAACTGTACTGATAAGAAGTTATCACGAGCAGCAATTTTCATTGTCCCTGCTGGTGTGGTAATAATGAGAGTTTGTGCACGATTATTAAATTCTGCATCAAATGTTTGATCTTTTACTTCAATATTATTGAGGGTTACTACAACATTACTGTCTTTCTCTTGCATAAAGATGTTCACGTTTTTGTTTGGCTTCTCTTTTAAAGATTTTTTGAACGTTTCATCCATTTTTTTCATATGCTTTTTCATTTTGCGTTGCTGATGATCAAACATGTTATCTATTTCATCAAAAAAATCGTTATATGTATATGTAAATGGTACTACGCTGGTGTAGCACAGTAAGAGAGCTATAAGCTTTTTATATCTATTCATATGTGCTCCTAAGATTAAAAGGTTTATGCGTTCGCATATGCGGGCGCATTATTTTTATACAACAATAATTTATACAATATAATATACCGTAAGCTCTTGTTACTACGCAACAGCCCCTACCCTCTTGGCAAGACCATTAAGGTTTTTAAGGATGCTATTTTTTGTAAAAACTTTGTTTATATGGCATAATAAGAAGCATGAAACAACAGAAGAATCAGCCTGTAGGGCAACTTATTTATGGAGCTCATCCTCTTATTGAAGCACTTAAGGCAAAAAAAAGAAAAATTATTAGCATTTATACAACTAAACCTGTGCCAAAAATCTGGTGTGAGGTAGAAAAATATTTGCCTGCTCGTGGAGTGTCTATTCAATATGTTTTGCCTCAGGTGTTAGATAAAATGGCCGAAACAAAAGATCATCAGCGAATTATTGCATGGGTTGGTTCTCTTGTTATTCGCAAAAAATTTTTCGATCCAAAAAAACAGCCATTACTACTTATGCTTGATGGAATTCAAGATCCGCGCAATTTAGGTGCTATTTTACGTTCTGCATATTGTACAGGTATTGATGGTGTTATTATTACTAAGCGTGGTAGTGCGCCGCTTAATGCTGCTGCGATAAAATCTTCAGCTGGATTATCTGAGCACTTAGACTTATTTGTTGCACCATCAGCACAAGCTGCAGCCCAACTTCTTAACGATGCTGGTTACAACATCTATTTGGCAACGCTTAATGGAGTTGATGCGACCAAGCAAGAATATAAAAAGCCGTTATGCCTAGTAATTGGTGGCGAAGGTTTTGGTATTACACACACTATATTCAAATATGGCATGCAAATAACCCTACCTCAGCGAACTCCTGATATTTCTTATAATGCATCAGTTGCTGCGGGTATCTTACTTTTTTTTATCTCTAATTCGTAAAAATTACTTTTTTATTGCTTTTTTTGTCAAGGTCATTACAATTCTTTCCTGTTAGAAAAATAATGTAAACTTTTGTTTTTATTAAGGAAAAAATTATGATGAGTATTTTATTTTTTTGTATGAGTTTCTTGCTTGTACCAGCAACTATTTTTAGCATGAACGGCAAAAAATCTTCAAATATTCTTTTGACTAAGAGTTCTAAGATTCCTGATCGAAGCAACATAGTTGATGTTTTTTGGGAATCACATAAAGACTTCTTCGAGTATAATGAACATCTTGATTCACCCAATGAAATTGAATTATTTAAAGATTGGTTACTTGTGGTGAAAGAGTCTAAAGAGCAAGAGCTACAAAAGCATGATAGTGTTGGAACTACAGGTAATTTGAGTTATGCACCTAACGTTATTAGTGTTAAAGAAATGGCAGATAAGTTTGTTGCAAAAGCTGATACATTAAAACAAGATAAAATTAACAGTCTATCTTTTGTTTGTAAGTTAAATATTAGTGCTAATCTATCAAAAAAACTTGAAGGTTTAGATCCAGCCTGGGATTTTGAAAAAATAAAGAGTATTCAAGACAAAGACGACAGTAAAAAAGATACATAAAAAATCGAAATTATACCTACTTTAAGCAGTGTCTTATTATTTAAGATGAAAAAAGCTCACCAGAAATGGTAAGCTTTTTTCATCTTAAATAATAAGCGATCTATTAAAATTATTGACTATTCTCCTTTAAAAGAGGTAGAAATAAAATAATGGGTACTGTTTTTTTAGGGGGAAATATGAAGCGCTTTAAGCTTAGCAAAAAGGTTGTCTTCTTTTCTTTTTTTACTCTTCTAGCTATTTTTGGCATGCATAAAGTATGCAGAGCAGTTTTTTCTGTGTTAAATGCTCGTTGGTATTTTGATGAGCGTCTTTCTGATTTAGCACAAAAAAGTATTATTCGTTATTCTCACAATCAAGATTATAATAATTTTTCATCATTTTCTGCTAAGATACAAAAACAATTCCCGGTTATAAAAAGTTTAACTATGTGTCAAGACACTACTGGTGTTGTGACAATAAAAGTAGAAAGTATTACACCTAAGGTGCGAATAAATGATAAATGGATTGTTGATGCCGATGGGGTACGCGTCAGAAGTTATTTTTTTGATGATGATTTGGTACAAGCACTGCCAACTCTGCAACGTACTTCTGGTTCACGCGCATCAACTCTTTTTTTTAGTTGGCTCAAGAATATACCAGTACCTTTGCTTAAAAAATATAATATAACATGGGCCGATGAATTTCATGTATGGTTGCAAGATAAAAAAGAAAAGCGTTTTGTGCTTTTAAGTTCTGCTC
The genomic region above belongs to Candidatus Dependentiae bacterium and contains:
- a CDS encoding Hsp20/alpha crystallin family protein, whose amino-acid sequence is MPIIRWRPFEELEDIFENFSNGRNGWDLAADVSEDDDNVIVIMHTAGIDPDHVDIKVKEHHLYISGTRKHEEETKDQEFYRKEIRRGSFERIIPLPCTVDGSQAHAQMKDGVLKVLMPKHKGKEGNKISIKKG
- a CDS encoding RNA methyltransferase; its protein translation is MKQQKNQPVGQLIYGAHPLIEALKAKKRKIISIYTTKPVPKIWCEVEKYLPARGVSIQYVLPQVLDKMAETKDHQRIIAWVGSLVIRKKFFDPKKQPLLLMLDGIQDPRNLGAILRSAYCTGIDGVIITKRGSAPLNAAAIKSSAGLSEHLDLFVAPSAQAAAQLLNDAGYNIYLATLNGVDATKQEYKKPLCLVIGGEGFGITHTIFKYGMQITLPQRTPDISYNASVAAGILLFFISNS
- a CDS encoding deoxynucleoside kinase, which encodes MYIIEGNIGAGKSTFLKLAEKYLPHVSIALEPLHNWQKQVYGQSLLSNFYQDPKRWAYTLETLAMMCRVREHMNEQHVIQLQYNRIRLIERSIYSGHYCFTKNSYESGFLSTLEWNIYKQWFSFLIPGKCQPPRGFIYLNVDPEIAYQRIKKRNRLSEKKLTLAYLRNIDQRHKDFLINKVDILPELENIPMLVLNCNNEFEKNEKQLQNHLDALQKFIKDTQLTIPTKKFPVKVV